A genomic segment from Gracilinanus agilis isolate LMUSP501 chromosome 1, AgileGrace, whole genome shotgun sequence encodes:
- the MC2R gene encoding adrenocorticotropic hormone receptor → MRTERASELIKMLGHSGNPPENITDNATNNTDCIQVVVPEEVFFTISIIGVLENLLVLLAVIKNRNLHSPMYFFICSLAVSDMLGSLYKILENILIIFRNTGYLKPRGDFETTADDVVDSLFILSLLGSIFSLSVIAADRYITIFHALQYHNIMTMRRAISILAIIWAFCTGSGITMVIFSHDVPTVISFTSLFPLMLVFILCLYVHMFLLARSHAKKIASLPSNRVQPRANMKGAITLTILLGVFLCCWAPFVLHILLVTFCPNNPYCACYLSIFQVNGMLIMCNAIIDPMIYAFRSPELRSTFRRMFCCSECKWN, encoded by the coding sequence ATGCGGACAGAGAGAGCTTCTGAGTTGATTAAGATGCTGGGACATAGTGGCAATCCACCTGAAAATATAACTGATAATGCCACAAATAATACAGATTGCATCCAAGTAGTGGTCCCAGAGGAAGTGTTCTTCACCATTTCCATCATTGGAGTTTTGGAGAATCTGCTGGTCCTCTTGGCTGTGATCAAGAACAGGAACCTCCATTCGCCAAtgtattttttcatctgtagCTTAGCAGTTTCTGACATGTTGGGCAGCCTATATAAGATCCTAGAGAACATCCTGATCATCTTCCGGAACACGGGATATCTCAAACCTCGTGGAGATTTTGAAACCACAGCAGATGATGTTGTAGACTCCCTGTTCATCCTTTCATTGCTTGGGTCTATTTTCAGCTTATCGGTGATCGCTGCTGACCGCTATATTACCATTTTTCATGCTCTTCAGTATCACAATATCATGACAATGAGACGGGCTATAAGCATCCTAGCAATCATCTGGGCATTTTGTACTGGCAGTGGCATTACAATGGTCATCTTCTCGCACGATGTGCCCACCGTGATCTCCTTCACTTCATTGTTCCCTCTGATGCTCGTTTTTATCCTGTGTCTCTATGTACATATGTTTCTACTGGCTCGTTCCCATGCCAAGAAGATCGCTTCCTTACCTTCAAATAGAGTGCAACCAAGAGCCAACATGAAAGGAGCCATCACACTTACCATCCTTCTTGGTGTCTTCCTCTGCTGCTGGGCTCCCTTTGTCCTCCATATACTCCTGGTGACATTCTGCCCAAATAATCCTTACTGTGCCTGCTATTTGTCCATTTTCCAGGTGAATGGAATGCTAATTATGTGTAATGCCATCATTGACCCAATGATCTATGCATTCCGGAGCCCAGAACTACGAAGTACTTTCAGGAGAATGTTCTGTTGTTCTGAATGCAAGTGGAATTAA